One part of the Tunicatimonas pelagia genome encodes these proteins:
- a CDS encoding Wzz/FepE/Etk N-terminal domain-containing protein: MNTPKEYTETRPKVEISDENKRVSNSNESQEPLLQDGEIDLLNLIGQIWGKRNVIIVSTVVFLLFGIFIALVSPEEYTSEVVLMPQSGSSSGGTSGLLRQFGGLAGISLGGSSSGDIGIDLYPDITQSTPFFLNMMDQPIFIANMDTTAILKDYVTELIEPPITDYVKRYTIGLPKLLIGLPIRIVQSFKEEPSPVEPSPNTAAVEDTLGQASQIPQGTQKAIQLEGKEVGAIGELRQRIETSIEENGMLRVSVTMPDSYAAARVTSLSVDFLTDYLIEYKTEKAKSNLGFLERQYSQAQNKYFRAQQRLAQFRDRNSNIISATAQTEQERLEDENQLAFQVYQGLAQQLEQARITVQEQTPVFKVLEPVQVPLDTSAPNRELIIFIFIFLGIFVGFAIAVLSIIYRYIAPKLKATKTY, encoded by the coding sequence TTGAATACACCTAAAGAATATACCGAAACTAGGCCTAAGGTCGAAATATCAGATGAAAACAAGCGAGTTTCTAACAGTAATGAGAGCCAAGAACCACTTCTACAAGATGGTGAGATTGATCTTTTAAATCTTATTGGTCAGATTTGGGGTAAGCGAAATGTTATTATTGTATCGACGGTAGTATTTTTGCTGTTTGGGATTTTTATAGCGCTAGTTAGCCCGGAGGAATATACTTCGGAAGTAGTACTCATGCCACAAAGCGGCTCCTCTTCAGGTGGAACATCCGGTTTGCTTCGTCAGTTCGGGGGGTTAGCCGGTATCAGTTTAGGAGGTAGCTCTTCTGGCGATATTGGTATTGACCTGTATCCGGATATTACTCAAAGTACACCCTTCTTTCTAAATATGATGGATCAACCTATATTCATAGCCAATATGGATACTACTGCTATTTTGAAAGATTATGTTACTGAACTGATAGAGCCCCCCATTACCGACTATGTTAAACGATACACAATTGGTTTGCCTAAACTACTGATTGGCCTGCCTATTCGGATAGTTCAGAGTTTTAAGGAAGAGCCTTCTCCCGTAGAACCTTCTCCAAATACAGCTGCCGTAGAAGATACACTTGGTCAAGCAAGCCAAATACCACAGGGTACTCAAAAGGCAATACAGTTAGAGGGAAAGGAAGTGGGGGCGATAGGTGAACTGCGTCAGCGTATAGAAACCTCTATTGAAGAGAACGGTATGTTACGGGTAAGTGTGACTATGCCTGATTCGTATGCTGCCGCCAGGGTTACTAGCTTATCGGTTGATTTTCTCACCGATTACCTCATTGAGTATAAAACCGAGAAGGCCAAAAGTAATCTTGGATTTCTGGAGAGGCAGTACAGTCAAGCCCAGAATAAATACTTTCGCGCTCAACAAAGGTTAGCTCAATTTCGGGACAGAAATAGCAATATCATCTCGGCAACCGCTCAAACCGAGCAGGAGCGTTTAGAGGACGAAAACCAGTTAGCTTTTCAGGTGTATCAGGGATTGGCTCAACAGCTAGAGCAAGCTAGAATTACGGTACAGGAGCAAACCCCCGTATTCAAAGTTCTAGAACCTGTGCAAGTTCCTTTAGACACCAGTGCTCCTAATCGTGAATTAATCATCTTCATCTTTATTTTTCTGGGAATATTTGTTGGCTTTGCTATCGCCGTACTGAGTATTATTTACCGATACATTGCGCCGAAGCTTAAAGCTACTAAAACATACTAG
- a CDS encoding SLBB domain-containing protein, producing the protein MTSVYGQDPGLLQQQDWSRVKVDNYSDEQIQRLVQAAEERNISIQNIQEQALIRGMPRTEVTKLVRRMQQLQRGGSRSSSSRQQSPFSDNEAGADSLSQRDPMLDTVSEEEQKVFGFDLFNSQDLTFEPNLNIATPKNYQLGPGDELSINIWGASQQDYLLEVDRSGAIRIDNLGPVYVNGLTIEEAERRTINRLAEIYAGLRGNRERPANTYAEVTLGSARSIKVTIVGEVRKPGTYTLSSLASAFTALYLSGGPSFIGSFRNVEIVRGGEVADVLDMYDLLVGAEEPSGTTQLQDQDIIRVVPYETRIELKGQVKRPGYYEMNSEETLAEAIEFGGGFTDRAYTHRLKVTRNTPRAKKILDVSQETINSFHHENGDVVSVDSILDRYENRVEILGAVFHPGEYALTEGLTARELITKAEGLREDAYVGRALLYRRGEDLSPQVLSLDLREVLNGRGTPTVLQREDILRIYAITDLEEEYTVRIDGEVQAPGQYPFMKGMSLSDLVAMAGGVKESAYEAKVDVARPVRNAQEGTNGTNGTNGTNGTNGTNGTNGTNGTNGTNGTNGTNGSGTVTARTFQFDINSSLIISSDGASFELLPSDQVFIRKSLNYEPEQTVFVTGEVAYPGEYAITSKNESISDLVRRAGGVTPYAYQEGARLIRVNPAYYEEKALKDEALQDSLRFLRYQQYFLNESQSTPPASRSRQNTTMNQATQLSPMVINEQELEDIEVPRYELIETETHSIGIRLDRILDQPRSKYDIRLLAGDTLEVPKQLQTVRMGGEVLYPVSSRYDRTKGFKNYIAESGGFTRQADKKRSYIIYANGSVDRTRSFLFIKNYPKVEPGAEIVVPEKQARNGLSPQAWLGIGSGISGLTFAIISILNAIEDRND; encoded by the coding sequence TTGACTTCAGTTTACGGTCAGGATCCTGGTTTGCTCCAGCAACAAGATTGGAGCCGAGTGAAGGTAGATAACTATTCAGATGAACAGATTCAGCGCCTAGTGCAAGCGGCTGAAGAGCGAAACATTAGTATTCAAAACATTCAGGAGCAGGCCCTGATTCGGGGAATGCCTCGTACTGAGGTAACTAAACTAGTCCGGCGGATGCAGCAGCTTCAGCGCGGTGGTAGTAGATCCTCCTCTTCCCGGCAACAATCCCCATTTTCTGATAATGAAGCTGGAGCAGATAGCCTCTCCCAACGCGACCCTATGCTAGATACGGTTAGCGAGGAAGAGCAAAAAGTATTTGGATTTGATCTGTTCAATAGTCAAGACTTAACTTTTGAACCTAATCTAAACATTGCGACTCCTAAAAATTACCAGTTAGGCCCGGGCGATGAACTGTCCATCAATATTTGGGGGGCCTCTCAGCAAGATTACCTGTTGGAGGTAGACCGAAGCGGGGCTATCCGAATTGATAATTTGGGGCCAGTGTACGTAAACGGCCTCACCATTGAAGAGGCCGAGCGAAGAACCATCAACCGATTAGCCGAAATTTACGCCGGGCTGCGGGGCAACCGAGAGCGACCAGCCAATACCTACGCTGAAGTAACTCTGGGTAGTGCTCGGAGTATCAAAGTTACTATTGTAGGTGAAGTGCGTAAGCCAGGCACGTACACCCTTTCTTCTTTAGCTTCGGCCTTTACTGCGTTGTATTTGTCCGGTGGTCCTTCGTTTATTGGATCATTCCGCAATGTAGAAATTGTGCGGGGCGGAGAAGTGGCCGATGTGCTGGATATGTACGATTTGTTAGTAGGAGCCGAAGAACCATCAGGTACTACTCAACTGCAAGATCAGGATATTATTCGGGTAGTGCCTTACGAAACCCGGATTGAACTAAAGGGGCAAGTAAAACGTCCGGGCTACTACGAAATGAATTCCGAAGAAACGTTAGCCGAAGCAATTGAATTTGGCGGTGGCTTCACCGATAGAGCGTATACTCACCGCTTAAAGGTAACCCGCAACACCCCTCGAGCAAAGAAGATTTTGGACGTGTCTCAAGAAACCATAAATAGTTTTCATCACGAAAACGGTGATGTGGTCTCGGTGGATTCCATCTTAGATCGCTACGAAAACCGGGTAGAGATTCTAGGGGCGGTCTTTCATCCGGGCGAGTACGCGCTTACCGAAGGGCTTACCGCCCGAGAGCTGATTACCAAAGCCGAAGGGTTGCGCGAAGATGCTTACGTAGGGCGGGCACTGCTCTATCGTCGGGGCGAAGACCTTTCCCCTCAGGTACTATCCCTAGATTTGCGCGAAGTACTCAACGGGCGCGGCACACCTACCGTGTTGCAGCGAGAAGACATACTGCGGATATACGCTATTACCGATCTGGAAGAAGAATACACCGTTCGTATTGACGGAGAAGTACAGGCTCCCGGTCAGTATCCATTTATGAAGGGAATGAGTTTGAGCGACTTGGTAGCCATGGCTGGAGGAGTGAAAGAGTCAGCCTACGAGGCTAAAGTAGATGTAGCTCGTCCGGTGAGAAATGCCCAAGAAGGAACTAATGGAACTAATGGAACTAATGGAACTAATGGAACTAATGGAACTAATGGAACTAATGGAACTAATGGAACTAATGGAACTAATGGAACTAATGGAACTAACGGAAGTGGTACCGTTACTGCTAGAACTTTTCAATTCGATATTAACTCATCTTTAATTATCTCCAGCGACGGAGCTAGTTTTGAACTACTTCCTTCCGATCAAGTATTTATCCGCAAGTCGCTCAATTATGAACCGGAGCAAACCGTTTTTGTCACCGGCGAAGTGGCTTATCCTGGAGAGTACGCCATTACCAGCAAAAACGAAAGCATCTCTGACTTGGTACGAAGAGCGGGGGGAGTAACTCCTTACGCTTATCAGGAAGGTGCCCGACTCATTCGGGTAAATCCTGCCTATTACGAAGAGAAGGCACTAAAAGATGAGGCTTTGCAGGACTCGCTACGTTTTTTACGCTATCAGCAATATTTCCTGAACGAATCTCAATCAACGCCCCCTGCTTCCCGTTCCCGTCAAAATACTACGATGAACCAAGCTACTCAGTTATCGCCAATGGTTATTAATGAACAGGAACTAGAGGATATAGAAGTACCCCGTTACGAGTTGATTGAGACAGAAACGCACAGTATAGGGATTAGATTAGATAGAATACTAGACCAGCCCCGATCTAAGTACGATATTAGGCTGTTAGCGGGAGATACCCTGGAAGTACCCAAGCAGTTGCAGACAGTACGTATGGGGGGGGAAGTGTTGTACCCCGTCTCATCCCGTTATGACCGCACCAAAGGGTTTAAAAATTACATTGCTGAATCAGGTGGTTTTACCCGGCAAGCTGATAAGAAGCGATCGTATATTATTTACGCCAATGGTTCGGTAGATCGTACGCGTAGCTTCTTGTTTATCAAGAACTATCCGAAAGTTGAGCCAGGAGCGGAAATTGTGGTACCTGAGAAACAAGCTCGTAACGGTTTAAGTCCGCAAGCTTGGCTAGGAATAGGGTCGGGTATAAGTGGCCTCACATTTGCCATCATTAGTATTTTAAATGCTATAGAAGACCGTAACGATTAA
- the polA gene encoding DNA polymerase I, producing MSQPTKKLFLLDAMALIYRAHFAFSKNPRINSKGMNTGAALGFTNALVEVLNKEKPSHIAVAFDTSAPTFRHKQYEAYKAHREAQPEDIQVAIPIVKDIIRAFNIPVLELDGFEADDIIGTFAKQAARREFTVYMMTPDKDFAQLVEDCIFLYKPAYMGNSVDILGIPEVLKKFDIQQVDQVRDMLGLQGDASDNIPGIPGVGPKTASKLLKEYGSVEGVIANAEQLKGKQRERVIEFSEQGLLSKELATIKIDVPLPFEEENLKLDNPNEPALRKLFEELEFRTLARRVLDKHPNLQPTQGGLFDTEELAPDHNQLPFVFEDSIKSTEHNYQLVDTAEKRAGLITKLAKQSAICFDTETDSLDAMETQLVGLAFACKTGEAYYVPVSEKKDEAQQVVDEFKPLLSNEQILKIGQNLKFDILVLKKYGVEVAGAMFDTMIAHYLIDPETSHSMDVMAENYLNYKPVSIESLIGKKGKNQGSMRDIPVEEVTEYAGEDADITLQLKEVFEKKLGEDEKLLKLFNRMEMPLVPVLASMEYEGVKVEPAVLEELSGELARDIGRIEQEIYEVAGAEFNIGSPKQLGEVLFDRLKLLEKPKRTKSGQYATGEAILSDLATEHDIARRILDYRELVKLKNTYIDALPKLISPRDNRIHTSYNQAVTATGRLSSTNPNLQNIPIRTEKGQLIRKAFVPRGDDFILLAADYSQVELRIMASFAQDETMISAFQNGQDIHAATASKIFEVPLDEVTPDMRRKAKTANFGIIYGVSAFGLAQRLSIPRSEASDIIKAYFEQFPSVRGYMDRVIQQAREAEYVETILGRKRYLNDINSRNPTLRGYSERNAINAPIQGTAADMIKIAMVDIAAWMRQEKLKSRMILQVHDELVFDAHRDEQEKLKEKVCELMINALPLDVPMEVGTGLGENWLQAH from the coding sequence ATGAGTCAACCTACGAAAAAACTATTTTTACTGGATGCAATGGCACTTATTTATCGTGCCCATTTTGCTTTTAGCAAGAATCCCCGCATCAATTCTAAAGGGATGAATACGGGAGCTGCTTTAGGCTTTACCAATGCGCTGGTAGAAGTGCTGAATAAGGAAAAACCCTCGCACATTGCGGTAGCATTTGATACCTCAGCTCCTACTTTCCGGCATAAACAGTACGAAGCGTACAAAGCTCATCGGGAGGCCCAACCGGAAGACATTCAGGTGGCGATTCCAATTGTGAAAGATATCATCCGCGCGTTTAATATTCCGGTGCTGGAGCTAGATGGGTTCGAGGCCGATGATATTATCGGCACGTTTGCCAAGCAAGCCGCTCGGCGGGAATTTACCGTTTATATGATGACCCCCGACAAAGATTTTGCCCAACTTGTGGAAGATTGCATCTTCTTGTATAAACCTGCCTACATGGGCAATAGCGTAGATATACTGGGTATTCCCGAGGTGCTTAAAAAATTTGATATTCAGCAGGTAGATCAGGTACGCGATATGCTGGGCCTGCAAGGCGATGCTTCAGATAACATTCCGGGCATACCGGGAGTAGGGCCAAAAACAGCGTCTAAGCTACTGAAAGAATATGGTTCGGTAGAAGGAGTTATTGCCAATGCCGAACAGCTCAAGGGAAAGCAACGGGAACGAGTAATTGAGTTCAGCGAGCAAGGATTACTTTCTAAAGAGTTGGCAACCATCAAAATTGATGTGCCCCTGCCGTTTGAAGAAGAAAATTTGAAACTGGATAATCCAAATGAACCAGCTTTACGGAAATTATTTGAGGAGCTGGAGTTTCGTACCCTCGCTCGGCGGGTACTGGATAAGCACCCCAACTTACAGCCTACGCAGGGCGGCTTGTTTGATACCGAAGAGTTGGCTCCCGATCATAATCAGCTTCCCTTTGTCTTTGAAGATTCTATTAAAAGTACTGAGCACAACTACCAATTGGTAGATACTGCTGAGAAGCGAGCCGGCCTAATTACGAAGCTTGCTAAACAGTCAGCCATCTGCTTTGATACCGAGACTGATAGTTTAGACGCGATGGAAACGCAGTTAGTAGGGTTAGCGTTCGCGTGCAAAACCGGGGAAGCTTACTACGTTCCGGTTTCCGAAAAAAAGGATGAAGCCCAACAAGTGGTAGACGAGTTCAAACCCTTATTGAGCAATGAGCAAATTCTTAAAATTGGGCAAAACCTAAAATTTGATATTCTGGTGCTTAAAAAGTACGGGGTAGAAGTGGCTGGAGCAATGTTCGATACCATGATTGCCCACTACCTGATTGATCCGGAAACCAGCCACTCAATGGACGTGATGGCGGAGAATTACCTAAATTATAAGCCAGTTTCTATTGAGAGCCTCATTGGTAAGAAGGGTAAAAACCAGGGAAGTATGCGGGATATTCCGGTGGAGGAAGTAACGGAGTACGCCGGAGAGGATGCCGATATTACCCTACAGCTGAAAGAAGTTTTTGAAAAAAAACTGGGCGAAGACGAAAAGCTACTGAAGCTATTTAACCGGATGGAAATGCCTTTGGTACCTGTACTAGCTTCTATGGAATACGAAGGAGTAAAAGTAGAACCTGCTGTGTTAGAAGAACTTTCAGGCGAATTGGCGCGAGATATTGGGCGGATTGAACAGGAAATTTACGAAGTAGCTGGGGCAGAATTTAATATCGGATCGCCTAAGCAGTTAGGAGAAGTACTCTTCGATCGCCTAAAACTGCTGGAAAAACCCAAACGTACCAAATCGGGACAGTACGCTACCGGAGAAGCGATTCTTTCGGATTTGGCTACCGAGCATGATATTGCCCGACGCATTCTGGATTACCGCGAGCTTGTCAAACTCAAAAACACCTACATTGATGCCCTGCCCAAGCTTATTAGCCCGCGGGATAATCGCATTCACACCTCCTACAATCAGGCAGTTACGGCTACCGGGCGGCTGAGTTCTACCAATCCTAATCTTCAAAACATCCCCATTCGTACCGAAAAAGGGCAACTTATCCGCAAAGCGTTTGTACCGCGTGGCGATGATTTTATATTACTTGCTGCCGATTACTCGCAGGTGGAGTTGCGGATTATGGCTTCCTTCGCGCAGGATGAAACGATGATTAGTGCTTTCCAAAACGGGCAGGATATTCACGCGGCTACCGCCAGTAAAATATTTGAAGTTCCGCTGGATGAAGTAACTCCTGATATGCGCCGTAAAGCGAAAACCGCCAACTTTGGCATTATCTACGGCGTCTCTGCCTTTGGTTTGGCTCAACGACTAAGCATTCCTCGCTCCGAAGCATCCGACATTATCAAAGCCTACTTTGAACAATTTCCCAGTGTGCGGGGCTACATGGATCGGGTGATTCAGCAGGCCCGGGAGGCAGAATACGTAGAAACAATATTGGGCCGTAAGCGCTATCTGAACGATATAAATTCTCGCAATCCTACCCTACGAGGCTACAGCGAACGCAACGCTATTAATGCCCCCATTCAAGGAACAGCGGCCGATATGATAAAAATTGCGATGGTGGATATTGCCGCGTGGATGCGACAAGAAAAACTAAAATCCCGCATGATTCTGCAAGTACACGATGAACTAGTGTTTGACGCCCACCGCGACGAACAGGAAAAGCTAAAAGAGAAAGTCTGCGAATTAATGATTAACGCCTTACCTCTCGATGTTCCGATGGAAGTAGGCACTGGTCTCGGTGAAAATTGGTTGCAAGCACATTAA
- a CDS encoding S9 family peptidase, translating into MLTLYNYNASKLFNFEPLVTERPLVLKAKLPMCKKMIEIREISKKTNFIAILSPLLLLYTSSSWGQTDSLTLEAIYGQSLFSQADVKGINWMDNGQYYTSQVQEESEYYQHIIQYDITTGEAVDTLVNGRNLIPEDEPYALSYQQYSFSPNGNKVLIATELAPIYRRSSQAYYYVYDRTDGSFRPLVDGGKQSYATFSPDGSKVAFVRNNNLFYVTLSDGSITQVTSDGEKNKLIHGSTDWVYEEEFSVTKAFFWSPTGDKIAYASFNEATVPEYNMQVWNGLYPEDYRFKYPKAGETNSKVNVSIYQLEDQQTVSVDLGEETDIYVPRMQWTTDNNQLSIIRMNRLQNQLEIIHANATTGKATVVLTEESNTYVDLDFNDQLIYLKNGEQFVRTSEQDGFKHIYLHTVDGSLVRQITQGNWEVSEFLGVDEDKKLIYYTSTEVSPLERHLYTVRMDGKRKKRLTELPGTHSITLNPDFTYYIDRYSSSDQPLVVGLHQAPSGKLVKVLEDNAKLKKAVASYRMGAKEYIQVPVDDTLKLNAYVIKPADFDSTKTYPLLMFVYGGPGSQLVRDSWLAGHEPWFHYLAQKGYLVACVDNRGTGARGRDFRTVTYNNLGKYEVADQIASARYFGKLPYIDAERIGIWGWSYGGYMTLLSTLLGSDVFSLGVSVAPVTNWRLYDTIYTERYLQTPQLNPKGYDEYSPLTHAEKLEADLLLIHGTGDDNVHFQNAVEMQNALIAAGKSFDSFYYPNRNHGIYGGNTRLHLFTMITAFITENL; encoded by the coding sequence TTGCTTACTCTATATAACTACAATGCCAGTAAACTGTTTAACTTTGAACCACTAGTAACGGAACGACCGTTAGTGCTAAAAGCAAAACTACCGATGTGTAAGAAAATGATTGAAATACGAGAAATCAGTAAAAAAACCAATTTTATAGCCATTTTATCTCCACTTCTGTTACTTTATACTAGCAGTAGTTGGGGGCAAACCGATTCGCTTACGCTGGAAGCTATATACGGTCAAAGCTTATTTTCTCAAGCTGATGTGAAGGGAATTAACTGGATGGATAATGGCCAGTACTATACTTCGCAGGTACAGGAAGAGAGTGAGTACTACCAGCATATTATTCAGTACGACATCACTACCGGCGAAGCCGTAGATACACTCGTGAACGGGCGTAATCTAATACCCGAAGATGAGCCGTACGCATTATCGTATCAGCAGTACTCCTTTAGCCCCAACGGCAACAAGGTGCTGATAGCGACTGAGCTAGCACCAATCTATCGCCGCTCTTCCCAGGCCTACTACTACGTTTACGATCGCACCGATGGCTCATTTCGTCCGCTGGTCGATGGTGGGAAACAGTCGTACGCCACTTTCTCGCCCGACGGCAGTAAGGTAGCTTTTGTGCGGAACAATAATCTATTTTATGTAACGCTCAGCGACGGCTCCATAACGCAAGTAACCTCTGACGGAGAAAAGAACAAGTTAATTCACGGTAGCACTGATTGGGTGTACGAAGAAGAGTTTTCGGTGACTAAAGCCTTCTTTTGGTCGCCTACCGGAGATAAAATTGCCTACGCATCGTTCAATGAGGCTACTGTGCCAGAATATAACATGCAAGTATGGAATGGCTTGTACCCGGAGGATTATCGTTTCAAATACCCAAAGGCGGGAGAAACCAATTCTAAGGTTAACGTTTCTATTTATCAATTAGAGGATCAGCAAACTGTTTCGGTAGATTTGGGAGAAGAGACGGATATTTACGTACCGCGTATGCAGTGGACAACCGATAACAATCAGCTGTCAATCATTCGGATGAACCGATTGCAAAACCAGTTGGAAATTATTCACGCCAATGCCACAACCGGAAAAGCAACGGTAGTGCTTACCGAGGAAAGTAACACTTACGTAGACTTAGACTTTAACGATCAGCTTATCTATCTAAAAAATGGGGAGCAGTTTGTACGGACCAGCGAACAAGACGGTTTCAAGCATATTTATCTGCACACCGTAGATGGCTCACTGGTTCGTCAGATTACACAGGGAAATTGGGAGGTGAGTGAGTTTTTAGGGGTAGACGAAGATAAGAAGCTTATTTACTACACCTCTACCGAAGTCTCACCCCTGGAGCGGCACTTGTACACCGTTCGGATGGATGGTAAGCGAAAAAAGCGGTTGACCGAACTGCCAGGTACGCACAGCATTACACTGAACCCTGATTTTACCTATTACATTGATCGCTACTCTTCGTCAGATCAGCCCCTAGTAGTCGGTTTACACCAAGCTCCCAGCGGTAAGTTGGTAAAAGTGCTAGAAGATAATGCTAAGTTGAAAAAGGCGGTGGCCTCTTACCGAATGGGTGCCAAAGAATACATCCAGGTTCCGGTAGACGATACGCTAAAGTTAAACGCTTACGTTATTAAGCCCGCGGATTTTGACTCTACAAAAACCTATCCGCTGCTGATGTTCGTATACGGAGGGCCAGGCTCTCAGTTAGTACGCGATAGCTGGCTGGCAGGGCACGAGCCTTGGTTTCATTATTTAGCTCAAAAAGGATATTTGGTAGCCTGTGTCGATAATCGGGGCACCGGAGCGAGAGGAAGAGATTTTCGGACAGTTACCTACAATAATCTGGGAAAGTACGAAGTAGCGGATCAGATTGCCAGTGCCCGCTATTTCGGTAAATTGCCTTACATAGATGCCGAACGGATTGGTATTTGGGGTTGGAGCTACGGGGGCTACATGACGTTGCTAAGCACGCTACTGGGTAGTGATGTGTTTTCGTTGGGCGTATCGGTGGCTCCGGTTACCAACTGGCGGCTGTACGATACTATTTATACCGAACGCTATTTACAAACGCCGCAGCTTAACCCGAAAGGCTACGATGAGTACTCGCCGCTTACGCACGCCGAGAAGCTGGAAGCTGATCTACTACTGATTCACGGTACAGGCGATGATAACGTTCACTTTCAGAATGCGGTAGAAATGCAGAATGCGCTAATTGCAGCCGGAAAATCTTTTGATTCATTTTACTACCCCAATCGCAACCACGGCATCTACGGCGGAAACACTCGCCTGCACCTGTTCACAATGATTACTGCGTTTATTACTGAAAACCTTTAG
- the trxA gene encoding thioredoxin, whose protein sequence is MASKKKTFSELITQSEVPILVDFYADWCGPCQALAPVVSDTARDFKETLKVVKVDVDKNQSAAMKYNIQGVPTLILFQRGKIVWRQSGLMTRRDLKTSLQKAITND, encoded by the coding sequence ATGGCATCTAAAAAGAAAACTTTTTCCGAACTGATTACCCAATCGGAGGTTCCGATACTGGTTGATTTTTACGCCGACTGGTGTGGTCCTTGCCAGGCACTGGCGCCCGTAGTTAGCGATACGGCCCGCGATTTTAAAGAAACACTGAAAGTGGTAAAAGTTGATGTAGACAAAAATCAGTCGGCTGCCATGAAGTACAACATTCAGGGAGTGCCCACCCTCATTTTGTTCCAGCGGGGAAAAATAGTGTGGCGCCAATCCGGCTTGATGACCAGAAGGGATCTGAAGACTTCCCTGCAAAAAGCAATAACTAATGATTGA
- a CDS encoding fasciclin domain-containing protein, with protein sequence MKKVLYSFLWLFTVGGFLFLTSCGDDTEDPADSISIALNPSDTSAVVPGDTVTIGVTVTGSDEDATVVSDMGGDFLPDNIVASGEDVQFVVPESAGGDMITLTFSVTDGNAQQSEQLSFSVGFETVVGVASSSTDFSILVQALTQANLVTTLQGDGPFTVFAPTNAAFEALTADLGITTNDLLARDDLADILQYHVVSGRVLSTDLQPGPVVTLEGSNAFITTDGGAQVNGATIDPADLVAGNGVVHVVDQVLLPQSSIITSTAVLLGGQLNSTLGSFYNVLDDTVYTSAAAQMNGNDVDLLYWFTEASGSIIGAPDNQFANDAFENTDFTTIQNSTRFRTTTVTAAQFDGAMSQSALEDLIGGDFDGSEESRLTSLTEGDVFSFMLDAERGGNEGLAKVVEISGQVGNERQITLDIKTIR encoded by the coding sequence ATGAAGAAGGTTTTGTATTCATTTTTATGGCTATTCACCGTGGGTGGATTCTTATTTTTAACCAGTTGCGGTGACGATACGGAAGATCCTGCTGACAGCATATCTATTGCTCTTAATCCTAGTGACACATCAGCAGTCGTACCGGGAGATACAGTTACAATTGGAGTAACCGTTACTGGTTCTGATGAAGATGCAACTGTTGTATCTGATATGGGTGGCGATTTTTTGCCTGATAACATAGTTGCTTCAGGAGAAGATGTTCAGTTCGTAGTACCTGAATCTGCTGGAGGTGACATGATTACCCTTACTTTTAGTGTGACTGATGGTAATGCTCAGCAGAGCGAACAACTGTCTTTTAGCGTTGGCTTTGAAACTGTGGTAGGAGTTGCTTCTAGTAGCACCGATTTTAGTATTCTGGTACAAGCACTTACTCAGGCTAATCTAGTGACAACTTTACAAGGTGATGGTCCATTCACGGTCTTTGCCCCTACTAATGCAGCGTTTGAGGCTCTAACAGCTGATTTGGGAATTACGACTAACGACCTGCTTGCACGCGATGATCTTGCTGATATTCTTCAATATCATGTTGTATCTGGAAGAGTACTGAGCACTGATTTACAACCTGGGCCAGTAGTTACCCTAGAAGGAAGCAATGCATTCATTACTACTGATGGTGGTGCCCAAGTGAATGGAGCTACTATCGACCCTGCCGATTTGGTTGCTGGCAATGGAGTAGTTCATGTAGTTGACCAAGTGCTATTACCTCAAAGTTCTATTATTACTTCTACTGCTGTGCTTTTAGGTGGCCAGCTCAACTCAACATTGGGTAGTTTCTACAATGTATTAGATGATACCGTATATACTTCCGCAGCAGCACAAATGAACGGAAACGATGTAGATCTACTATATTGGTTTACTGAGGCTAGTGGCTCTATCATCGGAGCACCTGATAACCAATTTGCGAATGATGCCTTTGAAAACACAGACTTCACGACCATTCAGAACTCTACTCGTTTTAGAACAACTACTGTGACAGCCGCTCAATTTGATGGTGCTATGAGCCAAAGTGCATTGGAAGACCTTATCGGCGGTGACTTTGATGGTAGTGAAGAAAGTCGCCTAACTAGTCTTACTGAAGGAGATGTATTTTCTTTTATGCTAGATGCAGAGCGAGGTGGTAATGAAGGATTAGCGAAAGTAGTCGAGATTAGCGGACAGGTTGGTAACGAGCGTCAAATTACACTAGACATAAAAACTATTCGCTAA